One genomic segment of Oncorhynchus mykiss isolate Arlee chromosome 10, USDA_OmykA_1.1, whole genome shotgun sequence includes these proteins:
- the LOC110497244 gene encoding C-type lectin domain family 4 member M isoform X2, translating into MADYINKQVIELKAVNEENRNGATRSVKTETHLSDGRLRLYRLAAVCLGVLCVLQVTLNISLRLAFYNRGNETAEKDLLQTSYNTLSEERDQLQTSYKTLTEERDQLQTSYNTLTEERDQLQTSYKTLTEERDQVKPIYNNLTKKGKQLQTRYNTLTKERDQLQTSYNTLTKERDQLQTSYNTLTKERDQLQKDRDDLTSKFSNLKQKCPEGWQKFESSWYFLSTVKKPWRESRQDCLKRGADMVIINSDKEQEFLFSFFKRAWIGLTDSVTEGTWKWVDGTPLKTQSYWQSQQPDNGGDNPANGEEDCAELNTETWRPVKAWNDQSCFNNRYWICEKVV; encoded by the exons ATGGAAGACTAAGACTCTACAGGCTGGCTGCTGTGTGTTTAGGAGTGCTGTGTGTTCTACAAGTAACTCTCAACATCTCCCTGAGACTGGCTTTCT ATAACAGAGGCAATGAGACTGCAGAGAAAGAcctgctacagaccagttacaacaccctgagtgaagagagagaccagctacagaccagttacaaaaccctaactgaagagagagaccagctacagaccagttacaacaccctgactgaagagagagaccagctacagaccagttacaaaaccctgactgaagagagagaccaggtAAAACCCATTTACAACAATCTGACTAAAAAGGGAAAGCAGCTACAGACCAGgtacaacaccctgactaaagagagagaccagctacagaccagttacaacaccctgactaaagagagagaccagctacagaccagttacaacaccctgactaaagagagagaccagctacagaaggATAGAGATGATCTCACGTCAAAGTTCTCTAATCTGA AACAAAAATGTCCTGAAGGCTGGCAGAAGTTTGAATCCAGTTGGTACTTCCTGTCTACAGTGAAAAAACCCTGGAGGGAGAGTAGACAGGACTGTCTGAAGAGAGGAGCAGACATGGTGATCATAAACAGTGATAAGGAACAG GAGTTTCTCTTCAGCTTCTTTAAGAGAGcctggattggtctgactgactctgttactgaGGGGACCTGGAAATGGGTGGACGGCACCCCACTGAAAACCcaaag TTACTGGCAATCACAGCAACCTGATAATGGTGGTGACAACCCAGCAAATGGGGAGGAGGACTGTGCTGAGCTGAACACAGAAACATGGCGTCCTGTAAAGGCATGGAATGACCAGTCATGTTTTAACAATCGTTACTGGATCTGTGAGAAAGTGGTttaa
- the LOC110497244 gene encoding C-type lectin domain family 4 member M isoform X1, which produces MADYVNKQVIELKEVNQEYQNRATRSVKTEIHLSDGRLRLYRLAAVCLGVLCVLQVTLNISLRLAFYNRGNETAEKDLLQTSYNTLSEERDQLQTSYKTLTEERDQLQTSYNTLTEERDQLQTSYKTLTEERDQVKPIYNNLTKKGKQLQTRYNTLTKERDQLQTSYNTLTKERDQLQTSYNTLTKERDQLQKDRDDLTSKFSNLKQKCPEGWQKFESSWYFLSTVKKPWRESRQDCLKRGADMVIINSDKEQEFLFSFFKRAWIGLTDSVTEGTWKWVDGTPLKTQSYWQSQQPDNGGDNPANGEEDCAELNTETWRPVKAWNDQSCFNNRYWICEKVV; this is translated from the exons ATGGAAGACTAAGACTCTACAGGCTGGCTGCTGTGTGTTTAGGAGTGCTGTGTGTTCTACAAGTAACTCTCAACATCTCCCTGAGACTGGCTTTCT ATAACAGAGGCAATGAGACTGCAGAGAAAGAcctgctacagaccagttacaacaccctgagtgaagagagagaccagctacagaccagttacaaaaccctaactgaagagagagaccagctacagaccagttacaacaccctgactgaagagagagaccagctacagaccagttacaaaaccctgactgaagagagagaccaggtAAAACCCATTTACAACAATCTGACTAAAAAGGGAAAGCAGCTACAGACCAGgtacaacaccctgactaaagagagagaccagctacagaccagttacaacaccctgactaaagagagagaccagctacagaccagttacaacaccctgactaaagagagagaccagctacagaaggATAGAGATGATCTCACGTCAAAGTTCTCTAATCTGA AACAAAAATGTCCTGAAGGCTGGCAGAAGTTTGAATCCAGTTGGTACTTCCTGTCTACAGTGAAAAAACCCTGGAGGGAGAGTAGACAGGACTGTCTGAAGAGAGGAGCAGACATGGTGATCATAAACAGTGATAAGGAACAG GAGTTTCTCTTCAGCTTCTTTAAGAGAGcctggattggtctgactgactctgttactgaGGGGACCTGGAAATGGGTGGACGGCACCCCACTGAAAACCcaaag TTACTGGCAATCACAGCAACCTGATAATGGTGGTGACAACCCAGCAAATGGGGAGGAGGACTGTGCTGAGCTGAACACAGAAACATGGCGTCCTGTAAAGGCATGGAATGACCAGTCATGTTTTAACAATCGTTACTGGATCTGTGAGAAAGTGGTttaa